In a single window of the Paracoccus alcaliphilus genome:
- a CDS encoding acetyl-CoA hydrolase/transferase C-terminal domain-containing protein, producing MTRHDNADAVAREIVSRTDGTIRLALPLGLGKPVSIANALVRLACEDPRIELSIFTALTLERPQPGSGIERRFLEPALDRLFGAYPQLLYADLLRRGDLPDNIRVSEFFFMAGRWSDVAQAQQDYISVNYTHALDLLVGMRPNVVAQLVAEADGRFSLSGNTDISADLFRMRRDGVLDFLAVAETHAELPFFAGQDAILSPKEFALVLDRPGDYELFSAPRRLVDNASHAIGLHVSRLIEDGGTLQIGIGSVGDAVANALLLRHRGLDQALQEDCPFTRPQGADGPFTTGLYAVTEMLVGGLLELFDEGVIDREVDGCAIHAGFFVETRDFYRRLRQMEPGRRARIGMVPVSFTNQLYGDEPGRRAARKKARFVNAAMQVSLLGDVMSDTVTDGKVISGIGGQFNFVEQAFALDDGRAIITLPATRMAKGRLRSNLSWSLPSVSVPRHMRDIVVTEYGIADLRGKTDAQTVAALIGIADSRFQPGLLRRAKSVGKLPQDFRLPVSATRNSPKRLDDWLDPHRTLLPRFPFGTDFSEIEQRLLPAMTVLKNLSATVRGKARLLAAAFGKAASPDEERMMRRMGFDGRRNSMEALALRGALRLNQRSGGRMV from the coding sequence ATGACACGGCATGACAACGCCGATGCCGTCGCGCGGGAAATCGTTTCGCGGACCGACGGCACGATCCGCCTTGCACTGCCACTTGGTCTTGGCAAGCCGGTATCCATCGCCAATGCGCTGGTGCGGCTGGCCTGCGAGGATCCCCGGATCGAACTGTCTATCTTCACCGCGCTGACGCTGGAACGGCCTCAACCCGGCAGCGGGATCGAGCGGCGCTTTCTGGAGCCGGCATTGGACCGGCTGTTCGGCGCCTATCCGCAACTGCTCTATGCCGACCTGCTGCGGCGCGGCGATCTGCCCGACAATATCAGGGTCAGCGAGTTCTTTTTCATGGCGGGCCGCTGGAGTGACGTCGCGCAGGCGCAGCAGGATTACATCTCGGTCAACTATACCCACGCGCTTGATCTGCTGGTCGGGATGCGCCCGAATGTCGTGGCGCAACTGGTGGCCGAGGCGGACGGGCGGTTCAGCCTGTCGGGCAATACCGATATCTCGGCAGATCTGTTCCGCATGCGCCGCGACGGCGTTCTGGATTTTCTGGCCGTCGCTGAAACCCATGCGGAACTGCCGTTTTTCGCCGGACAAGATGCGATCCTCAGCCCAAAGGAATTCGCTCTGGTGCTGGATCGACCCGGTGATTACGAGCTGTTTTCCGCCCCCAGGCGCCTTGTCGATAACGCAAGCCATGCGATCGGACTGCATGTCAGTCGCCTGATCGAGGATGGCGGCACATTGCAGATCGGCATCGGCTCGGTCGGTGATGCGGTGGCGAATGCGCTGCTGCTGCGCCATCGCGGGCTGGACCAGGCGCTGCAAGAGGATTGCCCCTTCACCCGGCCGCAAGGCGCCGACGGCCCGTTCACGACAGGGCTTTACGCCGTCACCGAGATGCTGGTCGGCGGATTGCTGGAGCTGTTCGACGAAGGCGTCATCGACCGCGAGGTGGATGGCTGCGCGATCCATGCCGGCTTCTTCGTCGAGACGCGGGATTTCTATCGGCGCCTGCGCCAGATGGAACCCGGCCGCCGCGCCCGGATCGGCATGGTTCCGGTCAGCTTCACCAACCAGCTTTACGGCGACGAACCCGGCAGGCGGGCGGCGCGTAAGAAGGCGCGTTTCGTGAATGCGGCGATGCAGGTGTCCCTGCTGGGCGATGTCATGTCCGATACCGTCACCGACGGAAAGGTCATCAGCGGCATCGGCGGGCAGTTCAACTTTGTCGAGCAGGCCTTCGCGCTGGATGACGGGCGGGCGATCATCACCCTGCCCGCCACCCGGATGGCCAAGGGCAGGCTTCGCAGCAATCTCTCGTGGTCGCTGCCCTCGGTCAGCGTGCCGCGGCACATGCGCGATATCGTCGTGACCGAATACGGCATCGCCGACCTGCGCGGCAAGACCGATGCCCAGACCGTCGCCGCCCTGATCGGCATCGCAGACAGCCGCTTTCAGCCGGGGCTTCTTCGCCGCGCCAAATCAGTGGGCAAGCTGCCGCAGGACTTCCGGCTGCCCGTCAGCGCAACACGAAATTCACCCAAGCGATTGGACGACTGGCTGGACCCGCATCGGACGCTTCTTCCTCGTTTTCCCTTCGGCACCGATTTCAGTGAGATCGAGCAGCGATTACTGCCCGCCATGACAGTGCTGAAGAACCTCTCTGCGACAGTTCGGGGAAAGGCCCGGCTATTGGCGGCAGCCTTTGGCAAGGCCGCATCACCGGATGAAGAACGGATGATGCGTCGCATGGGATTTGATGGCAGGCGCAACAGCATGGAGGCGCTGGCCCTGCGCGGGGCGCTGCGCCTGAACCAGCGCTCTGGTGGCAGAATGGTCTGA
- a CDS encoding 3-hydroxyacyl-CoA dehydrogenase NAD-binding domain-containing protein — MTSAMEFLNRTRLELGPAADQTTHPWRRAEADGIVWLVLDCEASPVNTVTEDVLTGLDAALRDLAGSPPRGVVIRSAKAGGFAAGADIDSFDRISGQGAVELLEQGHAVLDRLASLPCPTIAIIHGAALGAGFEIALACDHRIAIDGAKFAFPEVNLGLHPGLGGTFRLTGLIDPIEAMTLMLTGKSAHTEKAKKLGVVDVVTRERHVRAAVEAIIDGKVDPSVKGLKSRALALHKARSLAATRMRAETGKKAPSAHFPAPYALIDLWEAHGGDRNAMQKAEIASFARLLDSETSRNLRRVFFLQQGLKQAGRGDDGIAHVHVIGAGEMGAGIAAWAAIRGKRVTLADLEPKALARAIRQAAQICRDSHLGGIETRDALDRLMPDPKGYGCARADLVIEAVPEDAALKARIHREAAGRMRKDAILATNTSSLSLTELARAVPDPALFAGLHFFNPVARMQLVEVIGHASTAPEVMDRLAAFCGAIDRLPALLHDYPGFLVNRALVSYLMEAMVLMDEGVPKEVIDRAALDFGMPMGPVTLADQVGLDICLDVAESLKLALKKPIPEISPRLRKKVKAGETGKKAGRGFYDWSDGTPRPETAQTGPEDLQDRLFLPILDACMECLRKGIARDADQVDGAMIFATGFAPFRGGPMRYANTRGINEIRHRLDELADRHGERFRPDPGWSE; from the coding sequence ATGACCAGCGCAATGGAGTTCCTGAACAGAACGCGGCTGGAGCTTGGCCCGGCGGCGGACCAGACCACCCATCCCTGGCGACGGGCCGAGGCCGACGGTATCGTCTGGCTGGTGCTGGATTGCGAAGCCAGCCCGGTCAATACCGTTACCGAGGATGTGCTGACCGGCCTTGATGCGGCACTGCGCGATCTGGCCGGGTCCCCGCCGCGCGGGGTGGTCATCCGCTCGGCCAAGGCCGGCGGTTTTGCGGCGGGCGCGGATATCGACAGCTTCGACCGCATCAGCGGTCAGGGGGCGGTGGAACTGCTGGAACAGGGCCATGCGGTGCTGGATCGGCTGGCGTCCCTGCCCTGCCCGACCATCGCCATCATCCATGGCGCGGCCCTTGGCGCGGGGTTCGAGATCGCGCTGGCCTGCGACCACCGCATCGCCATCGACGGCGCGAAATTTGCCTTTCCCGAGGTCAATCTGGGTCTGCATCCGGGTCTTGGCGGCACGTTCCGGCTGACCGGCCTGATCGACCCCATCGAGGCGATGACCCTGATGCTGACCGGCAAATCCGCGCATACCGAAAAGGCGAAAAAGCTGGGCGTCGTCGATGTCGTCACCCGGGAACGCCATGTCCGCGCGGCCGTCGAGGCCATCATCGACGGCAAGGTCGATCCTTCGGTGAAGGGGCTGAAATCCCGCGCCCTCGCCTTGCACAAGGCCCGCAGCCTCGCCGCCACCCGGATGCGTGCCGAGACCGGGAAGAAGGCGCCCTCCGCGCATTTCCCTGCGCCCTATGCGCTGATCGACTTGTGGGAGGCACATGGCGGCGACCGCAACGCGATGCAGAAGGCCGAGATCGCCAGCTTTGCACGGTTGCTGGACAGCGAAACCTCGCGGAACCTGCGCCGGGTGTTCTTTCTGCAACAGGGACTGAAACAGGCTGGCCGCGGCGATGACGGAATCGCCCATGTCCATGTGATCGGCGCGGGAGAGATGGGCGCGGGCATCGCCGCATGGGCCGCGATCCGGGGCAAGCGCGTGACCTTGGCCGATCTGGAACCAAAGGCGCTGGCCCGCGCGATCCGGCAGGCGGCGCAGATCTGCCGCGACAGCCATCTGGGCGGGATCGAGACGCGCGACGCGCTGGACCGGCTGATGCCGGACCCGAAGGGTTACGGTTGTGCACGCGCCGATCTGGTGATCGAGGCCGTCCCCGAGGACGCGGCCCTGAAGGCCCGGATCCATCGCGAGGCGGCGGGCCGGATGAGAAAGGATGCGATCCTTGCCACGAATACCTCCAGCCTGTCGCTGACGGAACTGGCCCGCGCGGTGCCCGATCCCGCGCTTTTCGCCGGGCTGCATTTCTTCAACCCTGTCGCCAGGATGCAGCTGGTCGAGGTCATCGGCCACGCCAGCACCGCGCCAGAGGTCATGGACCGCCTTGCGGCCTTCTGCGGGGCCATCGACCGACTGCCCGCGCTGCTGCACGACTATCCGGGCTTTCTGGTCAATCGCGCGCTGGTTTCCTATCTGATGGAGGCGATGGTGCTGATGGACGAAGGTGTCCCGAAAGAGGTCATCGACCGCGCCGCCCTCGATTTCGGCATGCCGATGGGTCCGGTGACGCTGGCCGATCAGGTGGGTCTCGATATCTGCCTCGACGTGGCCGAAAGCCTGAAATTGGCCCTGAAGAAGCCGATACCCGAGATCAGCCCACGCCTGCGCAAGAAGGTAAAGGCGGGCGAGACCGGCAAGAAGGCCGGGCGCGGCTTTTACGATTGGTCGGACGGCACGCCGCGTCCCGAAACCGCGCAGACCGGCCCCGAGGATCTTCAGGACCGGCTGTTCCTGCCGATACTGGATGCCTGCATGGAATGCCTGCGCAAGGGCATCGCGCGCGACGCGGATCAGGTGGATGGCGCGATGATCTTCGCCACCGGATTCGCGCCGTTCCGGGGCGGGCCGATGCGTTACGCCAACACGCGCGGTATTAATGAAATCCGGCACAGGCTGGACGAACTGGCGGATCGCCACGGCGAAAGGTTCCGCCCCGATCCGGGTTGGAGCGAATGA
- a CDS encoding ABC-F family ATP-binding cassette domain-containing protein yields MPASVSLSGLTWSTPDGTPLFTDLNLTFGPERTGIVGRNGTGKSTLLRLISGDLSPTSGQVQVTGTIAMMRQDAMERPDDTIADLFGMRPALDLLDRAEAGLANADELADADWTLPARIETALLRCGLSVGPQTPLVTLSGGQRSRAALAALILAEPDFLLLDEPTNNLDRNGRGAVIDLVRGWTGGAIIVSHDRALLEEMDAIVELTSLGAARYGGNYSAFRQRKDAELAAAARDLAHAEKSRADAARRAQQASERKARKDSAGRRARAKGDQPKILMDAAKGRAEASGGAGVHLRDARREAANEALSAAREKIELLQPLRMDIPPTGLAPGKTVLRLDGVTGGYDPARPVIRDLSLTVTGPERIVIAGPNGSGKTTLLKIITGQIIPQRGRVNLMVPFALLDQHLGLLDPARTLHENFRRLNPSANMHTAHAALARFGFRAADALRQAGELSGGERLRAGLACALGAMPPPELLILDEPTNHLDLDGITALEAALTAYDGAVLVISHDEAFLGSLAPGRTVHLGK; encoded by the coding sequence ATGCCTGCATCCGTTTCCCTGTCCGGCCTCACCTGGTCCACGCCTGACGGCACCCCGCTTTTCACTGACCTCAACCTGACCTTCGGGCCTGAACGCACCGGCATTGTCGGACGCAATGGCACCGGCAAGAGCACGCTTCTGCGCCTGATATCGGGCGATTTATCGCCGACTTCTGGTCAGGTTCAGGTAACTGGAACCATCGCCATGATGCGGCAGGATGCGATGGAGCGGCCCGATGATACCATCGCCGACCTGTTCGGAATGCGCCCCGCGCTGGACTTGCTGGACCGGGCAGAGGCAGGGCTGGCGAATGCCGACGAACTGGCTGACGCAGACTGGACATTGCCCGCGCGGATCGAAACCGCGCTTTTACGGTGCGGTCTCTCTGTCGGGCCGCAGACGCCGCTTGTGACGCTATCCGGTGGACAGCGCAGCCGCGCCGCCCTGGCCGCCCTGATCCTTGCAGAGCCGGATTTCCTGCTGTTGGACGAGCCGACGAACAATCTCGACCGTAACGGACGCGGGGCGGTGATCGACCTCGTCCGGGGCTGGACAGGGGGCGCGATCATCGTCAGCCATGATCGCGCGCTGCTGGAGGAAATGGACGCCATTGTCGAGCTGACCTCGCTGGGGGCGGCCCGATATGGCGGGAATTACAGTGCCTTCCGGCAACGCAAGGACGCTGAACTGGCGGCGGCGGCGCGCGACCTTGCCCATGCGGAAAAGTCCCGCGCTGATGCGGCGCGGCGCGCGCAGCAGGCGTCCGAGCGCAAGGCGCGCAAGGACAGTGCCGGGCGCCGGGCGCGGGCCAAGGGCGATCAGCCGAAAATCCTGATGGATGCCGCCAAGGGCCGGGCCGAAGCCTCGGGCGGCGCGGGCGTGCACCTGCGCGATGCGCGGCGCGAAGCGGCGAACGAGGCGCTGTCCGCCGCGCGCGAGAAGATCGAACTGTTGCAACCGCTGCGCATGGACATTCCGCCGACCGGCCTTGCACCCGGCAAGACGGTGTTGCGGCTGGATGGCGTGACCGGCGGATATGATCCCGCCCGCCCTGTGATCCGCGATCTGTCGCTGACTGTTACCGGCCCCGAGCGTATCGTCATTGCCGGGCCGAACGGCAGCGGAAAGACCACGCTTCTGAAGATCATCACCGGGCAGATTATCCCGCAACGCGGGCGGGTGAACCTGATGGTGCCGTTCGCGCTGCTGGATCAGCATCTCGGGTTGCTCGATCCGGCCCGCACCCTGCACGAGAATTTCCGGCGCCTGAACCCTTCCGCGAATATGCATACCGCCCATGCGGCACTGGCCCGGTTCGGTTTCCGTGCGGCAGATGCCTTGCGTCAGGCGGGCGAACTGAGCGGTGGCGAGCGCTTGCGCGCCGGTCTCGCCTGTGCCCTTGGGGCCATGCCACCGCCCGAGTTGCTGATCCTGGACGAGCCAACCAATCATCTTGATCTGGACGGCATCACTGCACTGGAGGCCGCGCTGACTGCCTATGACGGTGCGGTGCTGGTCATCAGCCACGACGAGGCATTCCTTGGATCGCTTGCACCGGGCAGAACGGTTCATCTGGGGAAGTGA
- a CDS encoding acetolactate synthase large subunit, with amino-acid sequence MPKGSDLFVAALENEGVERIFGVPGEENLDMLESLRNSNIELVLTRHEQAAAFMAATHGRLTGRPGVCLATLGPGALNFATGAAYAHLGAMPMILITGQKPIRSAKQARFQIVDIVASMKPLTKMTRQIVDAGSIPAIVRDAFRVAMEERPGPVHLELPEDVAAEESANTVLIPRHTLERPVASVAALDLAAETILAAKRPLVMVGAAGNRPSLVEPLSSFVARTRLPFFNTQMGKGAVTGGSNLYMGTAALSEGDHVHEAVERADLIVAIGHDTVEKPPFLMKSAGGPKVIHIGYQSATVEQVYYPDIEVIGDIGASVEALGARLEGRLSADDGMLELRRKIFARLNDRAEADRFPVTPQRIVHDVRKVMPEDGIVCLDNGMYKIWFARNYRTHVANTLLLDNALATMGAGLPSAMTAAMLYPDRRVMAVCGDGGFMMNSQEMETAVRLGLNLVVVILNDNAYGMIRWKQAVDGFPDFGMSFGNPDFVRYAESYGAKGSRVTAVADLVPVLEAAFAGGGVHLVEVPVDYSENTRVLVDELRNRKPDVECA; translated from the coding sequence ATGCCTAAAGGATCTGACCTGTTTGTCGCCGCGCTTGAGAACGAGGGCGTGGAACGCATCTTCGGGGTGCCGGGCGAGGAAAACCTCGACATGCTGGAATCGCTGCGGAACTCGAACATAGAACTGGTGCTGACGCGCCACGAGCAGGCGGCGGCATTCATGGCGGCGACGCATGGGCGGCTGACCGGCAGGCCCGGCGTCTGCCTTGCCACGCTTGGGCCGGGCGCGCTGAATTTTGCGACCGGTGCGGCCTATGCCCATCTTGGCGCCATGCCGATGATCCTCATCACCGGCCAGAAACCCATAAGGAGCGCCAAGCAGGCCCGCTTTCAGATCGTCGATATCGTTGCCTCGATGAAGCCGCTGACCAAGATGACGCGGCAGATCGTCGATGCGGGCAGCATTCCGGCGATCGTTCGCGACGCTTTCCGCGTCGCGATGGAAGAGCGGCCAGGCCCGGTCCATCTGGAACTGCCGGAAGATGTGGCCGCAGAGGAGAGTGCGAATACCGTTCTCATCCCGCGCCACACGCTTGAGCGTCCTGTTGCCAGCGTGGCGGCGCTGGACCTTGCGGCCGAGACGATCCTTGCTGCCAAACGTCCGCTGGTGATGGTCGGCGCGGCAGGCAACCGGCCGTCGCTGGTTGAACCGCTGTCAAGCTTCGTGGCGCGCACACGCTTGCCGTTTTTCAATACGCAGATGGGCAAGGGCGCCGTCACCGGCGGCTCCAACCTTTACATGGGCACCGCCGCGCTGTCCGAGGGCGACCATGTCCACGAGGCCGTAGAGCGCGCCGACCTGATCGTCGCCATCGGCCACGACACGGTCGAGAAGCCGCCCTTCCTGATGAAAAGCGCCGGCGGGCCGAAGGTGATCCATATCGGCTATCAATCCGCCACGGTCGAGCAGGTCTATTATCCGGATATCGAGGTGATCGGGGATATCGGGGCCTCTGTCGAAGCGCTTGGCGCGCGGCTGGAAGGCCGGCTGAGTGCCGACGATGGGATGCTTGAGCTGCGCCGGAAGATCTTTGCCCGCCTCAACGACCGTGCCGAGGCAGACCGCTTCCCGGTCACGCCCCAGCGCATCGTCCATGATGTCCGCAAGGTGATGCCGGAAGACGGCATCGTCTGTCTGGACAACGGCATGTACAAGATCTGGTTCGCCCGCAACTACCGCACCCATGTCGCCAATACGCTGCTTTTGGACAATGCGCTGGCGACGATGGGTGCGGGTCTGCCCTCGGCGATGACGGCGGCGATGCTGTATCCCGACAGGCGCGTCATGGCGGTCTGCGGCGATGGCGGTTTCATGATGAACTCGCAAGAGATGGAAACGGCAGTACGGCTTGGGCTGAACCTTGTCGTCGTGATCCTGAACGACAATGCCTATGGCATGATCCGCTGGAAACAGGCGGTGGACGGCTTCCCGGATTTCGGCATGAGCTTTGGCAATCCCGACTTCGTGCGCTATGCCGAAAGCTATGGTGCGAAGGGATCGCGAGTCACCGCCGTCGCGGATCTGGTGCCGGTGCTCGAAGCCGCCTTTGCGGGTGGTGGCGTCCATCTGGTCGAAGTGCCGGTCGATTATTCCGAAAATACCCGCGTGCTGGTGGACGAATTGCGCAATCGAAAGCCGGATGTGGAATGTGCATGA
- a CDS encoding sensor histidine kinase yields the protein MRRRLRLISLRSRLFVLIIAPLALVALLASMVLHWMARDMSQDLYDDTLRVVAHAVARESVLSGGNILPEALLHSLVGAIGGPIYYQVVASGGLFVAGYSDPPPPPSDMQPGLGAPIFYDAVYRGERVRVVALLEHIVDPEMDGWTSIHVWQTVTRRQELSMTMLAQSAAVLALLVAAAAALVWHGIDRGLAPLTRLRDAVALRTTNDLHPIRRSVPPEAEPLVRTINTLFLRLSEELERRNAFISNAAHQLRNPVAAIQAQAESALAAGSDLDRDQRLNDLALAARRLSRMSQQLLRLDAATMGPDDGHSAAVDFGQLVGDVARRHVPRALRRGVEVTLDDADEPLPVRANAILLEEAIDNVIDNALRYGCPSGSGLSLRLGRAGDCAVLRVADQGPGIPPDMREKVFERFVRLSSEDDGGSGLGLPIVRAIIHNDGGTVGIEPSASGCVLAITLPLTHMQKT from the coding sequence ATGCGCCGCCGTCTGAGGCTTATCAGCCTGCGCTCCCGGCTGTTCGTTCTGATCATCGCGCCGCTGGCGCTGGTGGCGCTGCTGGCCAGCATGGTGCTGCACTGGATGGCGCGCGACATGTCGCAGGATCTTTATGACGACACGCTGCGCGTCGTTGCCCATGCCGTCGCGCGCGAATCGGTGCTGAGCGGCGGCAATATCCTGCCCGAGGCGCTGCTGCATTCGCTGGTGGGGGCGATTGGCGGCCCGATCTATTATCAGGTCGTGGCCTCGGGCGGGCTGTTCGTCGCGGGCTATTCCGATCCGCCCCCGCCGCCGTCGGACATGCAGCCGGGTCTGGGCGCGCCGATCTTCTATGACGCGGTCTATCGCGGCGAGCGGGTGCGGGTCGTGGCGCTGCTGGAACATATCGTCGATCCCGAAATGGACGGCTGGACCTCGATTCATGTCTGGCAGACGGTCACGCGGCGGCAGGAACTGAGCATGACCATGCTGGCCCAGTCGGCGGCGGTGCTGGCCTTGCTGGTGGCGGCGGCGGCGGCACTGGTCTGGCACGGCATCGACCGCGGGCTTGCGCCGCTGACCCGCCTGCGCGATGCGGTCGCGCTGCGCACCACCAACGACCTGCATCCGATCCGGCGCAGCGTGCCGCCCGAGGCCGAGCCGCTGGTCAGGACGATCAACACGCTGTTCCTGCGCCTGTCCGAGGAACTGGAGCGGCGCAATGCCTTCATCTCGAACGCCGCCCATCAGCTGCGCAACCCGGTGGCGGCGATCCAGGCGCAGGCGGAATCCGCGCTGGCGGCCGGCAGCGATCTGGACCGCGATCAGCGGCTGAACGATCTGGCGCTGGCGGCGCGCCGGTTGTCGCGGATGAGCCAGCAGCTTTTGCGTCTGGATGCGGCGACGATGGGCCCCGACGATGGTCATTCGGCGGCGGTGGATTTCGGCCAGCTGGTCGGCGACGTGGCCCGCCGCCATGTGCCGCGCGCGCTGCGCCGGGGGGTCGAGGTGACGCTGGACGACGCCGACGAACCCTTGCCGGTGCGGGCCAACGCGATCCTTCTGGAAGAGGCCATCGACAATGTGATCGACAACGCCTTGCGCTATGGCTGTCCTTCGGGATCCGGGCTTTCGCTGCGTCTGGGCCGGGCAGGGGACTGCGCCGTCCTGCGAGTGGCCGATCAGGGTCCGGGCATCCCGCCCGACATGCGCGAAAAGGTGTTCGAACGCTTTGTCCGCCTGTCCAGCGAGGATGACGGCGGCAGCGGACTGGGCCTGCCGATCGTGCGGGCCATCATCCACAACGATGGCGGCACGGTCGGAATCGAGCCCTCGGCCAGCGGCTGCGTGCTGGCCATCACCCTGCCGCTGACGCACATGCAGAAGACGTGA
- a CDS encoding response regulator transcription factor, producing MRIVLIEDNQILARAVEQALRQDGHSVDWLADGADGAQFLADEGADLAIVDINLPRMSGLDVVRGLVAAGGEIPVMMLTARDALSDRVAGLDAGADDYLTKPFEMAELRARVRALGRRRGKRSQAPERIGDLSYDRLGQRLMAPDGMLDLTRREMALWEALFDQAERVLSKSALCDSIYGTGADVDMNAVELLISRLRRKIDRYGVTIRTIRGLGYMLQTSGAA from the coding sequence ATGCGGATCGTCTTGATCGAGGATAACCAGATTCTTGCGCGCGCCGTCGAACAGGCGCTGCGGCAGGATGGCCATTCGGTGGACTGGTTGGCCGATGGGGCGGACGGGGCGCAGTTTCTGGCCGATGAGGGCGCCGATCTGGCCATCGTCGATATCAACCTGCCGCGGATGAGCGGGCTTGACGTGGTGCGCGGGCTGGTTGCCGCGGGGGGCGAGATCCCGGTGATGATGCTGACCGCCCGCGACGCCCTCAGCGACCGCGTCGCCGGGCTGGACGCGGGGGCGGATGACTATCTGACCAAGCCGTTCGAGATGGCCGAGCTGCGCGCAAGGGTGCGGGCGCTGGGGCGGCGGCGCGGCAAACGCAGTCAGGCGCCGGAACGGATCGGGGATCTTTCCTATGACCGGCTGGGCCAGCGGCTGATGGCACCCGACGGGATGCTGGACCTGACCCGGCGAGAGATGGCGCTGTGGGAGGCATTGTTCGACCAGGCCGAGCGCGTGCTGTCGAAATCGGCGCTGTGCGACAGCATCTATGGCACCGGCGCAGATGTGGATATGAACGCGGTCGAATTGCTGATCTCTCGGCTGCGGCGCAAGATCGACCGCTATGGGGTGACGATCCGCACGATCCGGGGTCTTGGCTATATGTTGCAGACATCCGGGGCGGCCTGA
- a CDS encoding phytanoyl-CoA dioxygenase family protein, producing the protein MPNPDPTGLTPRQVQSFIDDGFVRIDGAFPADLARQCREKLWSAMGLSPDRPESWTQPVIRIASMSTPAFVQAANTSLLHRAYDQLAGSDRWLAPQGLGSFPIRFPSANAPGDDGWHVDMSFGDSSDFMEWRVNVKSSHRALLMLFLFSDVGPDDAPTRIRKGSHMTIARELLPHGAAGATLRQLSADGYASTEACPEALATGPAGTVYLCHPFLVHAAQPHRGTGPRFMAQPPLLPKGEFDPALPPSPVQIAIRRACGLEF; encoded by the coding sequence ATGCCAAATCCCGACCCCACCGGCCTGACCCCGCGTCAGGTCCAGAGCTTCATCGACGACGGCTTCGTCAGGATCGACGGCGCCTTTCCCGCCGACCTCGCCCGGCAATGCCGGGAAAAGTTGTGGTCCGCAATGGGCCTTTCGCCCGACCGCCCCGAGAGTTGGACGCAGCCCGTCATCCGGATCGCCTCCATGTCCACGCCCGCTTTCGTCCAGGCCGCCAATACATCGCTGCTGCACCGGGCCTATGACCAGCTTGCCGGGTCGGATCGCTGGCTTGCGCCGCAAGGTTTGGGAAGCTTCCCGATCCGCTTCCCCTCGGCCAACGCACCAGGCGACGATGGCTGGCATGTGGACATGAGCTTCGGCGACAGCTCGGATTTCATGGAGTGGCGGGTCAATGTCAAAAGCAGTCATCGCGCGTTGCTGATGCTGTTCCTGTTCTCGGATGTCGGGCCTGACGATGCGCCAACCCGGATCAGGAAGGGCTCGCATATGACCATCGCCCGCGAATTGCTGCCCCATGGCGCGGCGGGCGCGACGCTGCGGCAATTGTCGGCGGACGGCTATGCCTCGACCGAAGCCTGCCCCGAGGCGCTGGCCACGGGCCCGGCGGGCACGGTCTATCTGTGCCATCCCTTCCTGGTTCATGCGGCGCAACCGCATCGGGGAACAGGGCCCCGCTTCATGGCGCAACCGCCGCTGCTGCCGAAGGGTGAATTCGATCCGGCACTGCCGCCCTCACCGGTCCAGATCGCGATCCGCAGGGCTTGCGGGCTGGAATTCTGA